A part of Acipenser ruthenus chromosome 12, fAciRut3.2 maternal haplotype, whole genome shotgun sequence genomic DNA contains:
- the LOC117416721 gene encoding putative glycerol kinase 5 has protein sequence MGSPRNGFMKDLYILSVDVGTTSIRGHVYDKEANIKGSSSEKISLLYPNPGWVELDPEELWLQFVAVAKAAVQAAGLQMKQITALGISTQRATFTTWSRKTGKPFHNFISWQDRRASELVTSWNNSFTMKALHGSSKVLHFITRRKQFLAASIITFSTQHVTFRLAWALQNLKKVQEAVEEGNCCFGTIDTWLLYRLTKGAVHATDYSNASATGIFDSYQMCWSGSLCCLISLPLSIFPTVENTSHKFGSTDTSIFGVPIPIMSLVADQQAAMFGECCFDIGDVKITMGTGTFININTGNKPHTSISGLYPVVGWKIGQEVVYLAEGNAADTGTAIKWAQGLDLFSDAAETEAMANSVPDADGVCFVPSFSGLQAPLNDPHACASFMGLKPSTTKSHLVRAILESIAFRNKQLYEIMSEETNIPVTNIRVDGGVCNNSFVMQLTADLFNRKINRPRHFDMSSLGAAFIAGLGIGFWSSKEELKCLGCTEKVFYPQNVWKNYKPVIDHWEKALTRSMHWYSKP, from the exons ATGGGTTCACCGAGAAATGGGTTCATGAAAGACCTGTATATTTTGTCCGTGGATGTGGGAACCACGAGCATCAGAGGTCACGTCTACGATAAAGAAGCAAATATTAAAGGCTCCAGCAGTGAAAAg ATTAGTCTTCTGTACCCAAACCCTGGGTGGGTTGAGCTGGATCCAGAGGAGCTATGGCTGCAGTTTGTCGCTGTGGCAAAGGCTGCAGTGCAAG ctgCAGGGCTACAGATGAAACAAATCACAGCCCTAGGCATTTCAACACAGAGAGCAACTTTCACTACATGGAGCAG GAAAACAGGAAAACCATTTCACAACTTCATCAGCTGGCAAGATCGTCGAGCTTCTGAGCTTGTCACATCGTGGAACAATTCTTTCACAATGAAG GCGCTCCACGGTTCATCTAAAGTTTTGCACTTCATTACCAGGAGAAAACAGTTCCTGGCTGCGAGTATCATCACATTTTCTACACAGCATGTCACTTTCCGCTTGGCCTGGGCATTGCAGAATTtaaaaaag GTCCAAGAAGCTGTTGAGGAAGGAAACTGCTGCTTTGGAACAATTGACACTTGGCTGCTGTACAGACTCACCAAAG gtGCTGTTCATGCTACAGATTATTCAAATGCAAGTGCCACAGGGATTTTTGATTCTTATCAG ATGTGTTGGAGTGGAAGTCTGTGCTGTCTCATCTCCTTGCCATTGTCAATATTCCCTACTGTGGAGAACACTAG tcATAAATTTGGCTCAACTGATACCAGCATCTTTGGTGTGCCTATACCAATAATGTCCTTG GTTGCAGACCAGCAGGCCGCCATGTTTGGAGAATGCTGCTTTGACATAGGAGATGTGAAAATCACCATGGGAACAGGCACTTTCATTAACATTAATACTGGAAACAAACCTCATACCTCTATATCAG GGCTGTATCCAGTAGTTGGCTGGAAAATTGGACAGGAAGTTGTGTATTTAGCTGAGGGCAATGCAGCTGACACAGGCACTGCCATTAAATGGGCACAAGGACTGG ATCTCTTCTCAGACGCTGCAGAGACAGAAGCCATGGCTAACAGTGTGCCTGATGCTGATGGAGTCTGCTTTGTGCCATCTTTCAGTGGCTTGCAG GCACCCCTGAATGACCCCCATGCCTGTGCTTCTTTTATGGGCTTGAAACCTTCGACAACTAAAAGCCACCTCGTACGAGCCATCCTGGAATCCATAGCTTTCAG GAATAAGCAGCTCTACGAAATTATGAGTGAAGAGACAAACATTCCAGTCACAAATATAAG GGTTGATGGAGGCGTGTGCAACAACAGCTTTGTCATGCAGCTCACAGCCGATCTTTTCAACAGGAAGATCAATAGGCCGAGACATTTTGATATGTCAAGTCTCGGGGCTGCTTTCATTGCGGGCCTGGGGATTG GGTTCTGGAGTAGCAAGGAAGAACTGAAGTGTCTAGGATGCACAGAAAAGGTTTTCTACCCTCAAAATGTGTGGAAAAACTACAAACCTGTCATTGACCACTGGGAAAAGGCTTTGACACGCTCAATGCACTGGTATAGCAAACCATAA